In Eriocheir sinensis breed Jianghai 21 chromosome 3, ASM2467909v1, whole genome shotgun sequence, a genomic segment contains:
- the LOC127007264 gene encoding malate dehydrogenase, cytoplasmic-like isoform X2 → MAEPVRVCVTGAAGQIGYSLVYMVGSGVVFGSDTPVILHLLDISPMMGVLNGVCMEISDCALPNVRDVIATDDPAVAFKDIDAAFLVGAMPRKEGMERKDLLAANVKIFKAQGQALDQYAKKSVKVLVVGNPANTNALICAKYAPSIPRENFSAMTRLDQNRAQAQIASKLGIPVADVKNVIIWGNHSSTQFPDLRHATALVNGQEVPVYDAIKDDAYLKGDFITSVQKRGGAVIAARKLSSAMSAAKAACDHMMSIWQGTQDGHFVSMGVFSDGSYNTPEGVMYSFPVTIKDQKWTIVKDLPIDDFGREKMDITAKELCEERDDAIAACQD, encoded by the exons GCTGAACCTGTGCGAGTATGTGTCACTGGGGCTGCTGGCCAGATTGGCTACTCTCTGGTGTACATGgtggggtctggggtggtgttTGGCAGTGACACCCCAGTCATCCTCCACCTGCTGGACATCTCTCCCATGATGGGTGTCCTCAATGGAGTATGCATGGAGATAAGTGACTGTGCTCTACCCAATGTCCGAG ATGTTATTGCCACAGATGACCCGGCCGTTGCCTTTAAAGATATTGATGCTGCCTTCCTCGTTGGTGCCATGCCCCGTAAAGAGGGCATGGAGCGTAAGGACTTGTTGGCTGCAAATGTCAAGATCTTTAAGGCTCAG GGTCAAGCACTGGACCAGTATGCCAAGAAGTCTGTTAAGGTTCTTGTTGTTGGAAACCCAGCCAACACAAATGCACTAATTTGTGCCAAGTACGCCCCTTCCATCCCTCGTGAGAACTTCTCTGCCATGACTCGTCTGGACCAGAATCGTGCTCaa GCTCAGATTGCTAGCAAACTAGGGATCCCTGTTGCCGATGTGAAGAATGTTATCATCTGGGGCAACCACTCGTCCACGCAGTTCCCTGACCTCCGTCATGCCACAGCTCTTGTTAATGGACAGGAGGTTCCTGTGTATGATGCTATCAAGGATGATGCTTACTTGAAGGGAGACTTCATCACA TCTGTCCAAAAGCGTGGTGGTGCAGTCATTGCTGCTCGCAAACTTTCATCTGCCATGTCTGCTGCAAAAGCTGCTTGTGACCACATGATGAGCATCTGGCAAGGGACTCAAGATGGCCATTTTGTGTCAATGGGAGTGTTTTCTGATGGCTCATACAATACCCCTGAAGGGGTGATGTACTCCTTCCCAGTCACCATCAAAGACCAAAAGTGGACCATTGTTAAG GATTTACCAATTGATGACTTTGGACGTGAAAAAATGGACATCACTGCAAAGGAGCTTTGTGAAGAAAGAGATGATGCCATCGCTGCCTGCCAGGATTAG
- the LOC127007264 gene encoding malate dehydrogenase, cytoplasmic-like isoform X1, whose translation MFNMQAEPVRVCVTGAAGQIGYSLVYMVGSGVVFGSDTPVILHLLDISPMMGVLNGVCMEISDCALPNVRDVIATDDPAVAFKDIDAAFLVGAMPRKEGMERKDLLAANVKIFKAQGQALDQYAKKSVKVLVVGNPANTNALICAKYAPSIPRENFSAMTRLDQNRAQAQIASKLGIPVADVKNVIIWGNHSSTQFPDLRHATALVNGQEVPVYDAIKDDAYLKGDFITSVQKRGGAVIAARKLSSAMSAAKAACDHMMSIWQGTQDGHFVSMGVFSDGSYNTPEGVMYSFPVTIKDQKWTIVKDLPIDDFGREKMDITAKELCEERDDAIAACQD comes from the exons ATGTTTAACATGCAGGCTGAACCTGTGCGAGTATGTGTCACTGGGGCTGCTGGCCAGATTGGCTACTCTCTGGTGTACATGgtggggtctggggtggtgttTGGCAGTGACACCCCAGTCATCCTCCACCTGCTGGACATCTCTCCCATGATGGGTGTCCTCAATGGAGTATGCATGGAGATAAGTGACTGTGCTCTACCCAATGTCCGAG ATGTTATTGCCACAGATGACCCGGCCGTTGCCTTTAAAGATATTGATGCTGCCTTCCTCGTTGGTGCCATGCCCCGTAAAGAGGGCATGGAGCGTAAGGACTTGTTGGCTGCAAATGTCAAGATCTTTAAGGCTCAG GGTCAAGCACTGGACCAGTATGCCAAGAAGTCTGTTAAGGTTCTTGTTGTTGGAAACCCAGCCAACACAAATGCACTAATTTGTGCCAAGTACGCCCCTTCCATCCCTCGTGAGAACTTCTCTGCCATGACTCGTCTGGACCAGAATCGTGCTCaa GCTCAGATTGCTAGCAAACTAGGGATCCCTGTTGCCGATGTGAAGAATGTTATCATCTGGGGCAACCACTCGTCCACGCAGTTCCCTGACCTCCGTCATGCCACAGCTCTTGTTAATGGACAGGAGGTTCCTGTGTATGATGCTATCAAGGATGATGCTTACTTGAAGGGAGACTTCATCACA TCTGTCCAAAAGCGTGGTGGTGCAGTCATTGCTGCTCGCAAACTTTCATCTGCCATGTCTGCTGCAAAAGCTGCTTGTGACCACATGATGAGCATCTGGCAAGGGACTCAAGATGGCCATTTTGTGTCAATGGGAGTGTTTTCTGATGGCTCATACAATACCCCTGAAGGGGTGATGTACTCCTTCCCAGTCACCATCAAAGACCAAAAGTGGACCATTGTTAAG GATTTACCAATTGATGACTTTGGACGTGAAAAAATGGACATCACTGCAAAGGAGCTTTGTGAAGAAAGAGATGATGCCATCGCTGCCTGCCAGGATTAG